Within the Ochrobactrum sp. Marseille-Q0166 genome, the region CATTGGATGTGTTTCATCGCGGTGCCTTTCATCTCGTACAGCCTGCGATGAAAGGCCATCGCTCCGGTGTAGATGCGATGATTCTTGCAAGCAGCGTGCCCGACGGCTTCTCAGGTCGTCTTGCAGATCTTGGCAGTGGCGCGGGTGCTGCCGGTCTGGCTGTTGCCGCGCGTTGTAAAGAAGCACGTGTAACACTTATCGAGCGTTCCGGCTTTATGCTCAATTTCGCGCATAAAAGCGTGAACCATCCTCTGAATGCTGATCTGCGTGAGCGCACCGAAATTCTGGAAGCAGACGTTTCATTGACGGGCAAAGCGCGGGCCAGTGCCGGGCTGATCGATAACATCTTCGATTACGTCATCATGAACCCGCCGTTCAACGAGGCGAGTGATCGCTCGACACCCGATCCCGTCAAGGCTGAAGCGCATGTCATGCCCGAAGGCATGTTCGACCAATGGCTGCGCACGGCATCAGCCATTTTGCGGCCCGGTGGCGGCGTTTCGGTCATCGCGCGCCCTGCTTCACTCGCCCCCATTCTGCAGGCGCTCGAGCGTCGTTTCGGTGGATTGAAGATCATTCCGATCCTGCCCCGCCCCGATGCAGCGGCTATCCGCATCGTGATTACGGGCATCCGTGGCAGTCGTGCAGGGCTTTCGCTTATGCCGCCATTGATCCTGCATGGCGATCAGGGCAATGATTTCACCGCACGCGCGACTGCCATTAATAATGGCCAGACGTCGCTGCTTTAGGCTCAGCACCGATTAACAGTATAATTTTTGCTTCATGCGCCCCCAGCGCAAGTTCAACAATAAACAGCATATTCTGGAAGACGATAGACATGCTTCTGATCATCGGAACCATTCGCTTGCCCGCTGAAAAGCTTAATGCAGCGCGGCCTGCCATGCAGAAGATGATTGAAGCAAGCCGTACTGAAGATGGTTGTATCGAATATACCTATTCTCAAGATATACTTGAGCCAAACCTTATTCATGTAAAGGAGCTTTGGCGGGATCGGGTTTCACTGGACAAACACTTCGTATCTGACCACATAGGGAAG harbors:
- a CDS encoding methyltransferase, which gives rise to MTNNGANRMQDTVEETLDVFHRGAFHLVQPAMKGHRSGVDAMILASSVPDGFSGRLADLGSGAGAAGLAVAARCKEARVTLIERSGFMLNFAHKSVNHPLNADLRERTEILEADVSLTGKARASAGLIDNIFDYVIMNPPFNEASDRSTPDPVKAEAHVMPEGMFDQWLRTASAILRPGGGVSVIARPASLAPILQALERRFGGLKIIPILPRPDAAAIRIVITGIRGSRAGLSLMPPLILHGDQGNDFTARATAINNGQTSLL
- a CDS encoding putative quinol monooxygenase produces the protein MLLIIGTIRLPAEKLNAARPAMQKMIEASRTEDGCIEYTYSQDILEPNLIHVKELWRDRVSLDKHFVSDHIGKWRSEWPKLGITDRNLVLYDVDAPKLT